The Pseudomonadota bacterium genome has a window encoding:
- the ugpC gene encoding sn-glycerol-3-phosphate ABC transporter ATP-binding protein UgpC, whose product MAGLTLRGVKKSYGPVDVIHGVDLDIDEGEFVVFVGPSGCGKSTLLRMIAGLEKITGGSVAIGTRTVNDVDPAERGVAMVFQTYALYPHMTVEENMSFGLRMNGHPKAEIDKAVNNAAEILQLDALLKRKPAALSGGQRQRVAIGRAIVRNPDVFLFDEPLSNLDAELRVAMRVEIARLHNEMEAATMIYVTHDQTEAMTLADKIVVLRGGYIEQVGAPLHLYDDPDNEFVAGFIGSPRMNFLEGEVVGTDGGITVKLTKQGDQQIKLDVGGQTLSNGDTCKVGIRPEHLSMEGGTELELKVDVAEHLGGESFIYAASGQGESLTIETASGRNAQHGAIFSVGVPPERAFLFSADGQRVR is encoded by the coding sequence ATGGCCGGATTGACCTTACGCGGTGTGAAAAAGAGCTACGGGCCAGTGGACGTCATCCACGGTGTCGACCTCGATATCGACGAAGGCGAGTTCGTTGTGTTCGTCGGCCCTTCAGGCTGCGGGAAATCAACCCTGCTGCGAATGATCGCCGGTCTTGAGAAGATTACCGGTGGTAGCGTCGCGATCGGTACGCGAACGGTCAATGATGTCGATCCAGCAGAACGGGGTGTCGCGATGGTTTTTCAGACCTACGCCCTGTATCCACACATGACGGTCGAAGAGAACATGTCCTTCGGCCTGCGCATGAACGGCCACCCCAAGGCCGAGATTGACAAGGCGGTGAACAACGCCGCCGAGATCCTGCAGCTTGATGCCCTTCTCAAGCGCAAGCCGGCTGCGCTGTCCGGCGGTCAGCGCCAGCGGGTGGCCATCGGCCGGGCCATCGTACGCAACCCCGATGTCTTCTTGTTCGATGAACCGCTATCGAACCTCGACGCCGAGTTGCGGGTTGCCATGCGGGTCGAGATCGCTCGCCTGCACAATGAGATGGAAGCGGCAACCATGATCTACGTGACCCACGATCAGACAGAGGCCATGACGCTCGCTGATAAGATTGTTGTGCTGCGCGGTGGCTACATTGAGCAGGTTGGTGCCCCGCTCCACCTGTATGATGATCCCGATAACGAATTCGTCGCTGGCTTTATTGGCTCTCCGCGCATGAACTTCCTTGAAGGCGAAGTTGTCGGAACCGACGGGGGCATTACCGTGAAGCTTACAAAGCAAGGCGACCAACAGATCAAGCTTGATGTCGGCGGCCAGACCCTATCCAACGGAGATACATGCAAGGTCGGGATCCGCCCGGAGCATCTCAGTATGGAAGGCGGCACTGAACTCGAATTAAAGGTCGACGTCGCAGAGCATCTTGGAGGCGAGAGTTTTATCTACGCAGCGTCAGGCCAAGGTGAGAGTCTAACGATCGAGACCGCTTCGGGACGCAACGCGCAACATGGGGCGATTTTCTCGGTCGGCGTTCCGCCTGAGCGCGCGTTTTTGTTCTCTGCTGACGGCCAGCGCGTGCGCTAG
- a CDS encoding ABC transporter substrate-binding protein encodes MNRTLKASVLGVAALGLMSTSALALEGTLRIISDMSNPAPRAVMEGLAAEFDEMHPDLTVELEIVDREAWKTQIRNALSANPPDVVNWYAANRMLPYVNAGLFMDVSDLWDEPEFAALASTEGAMTIDGKQWGVPYTYYQWGVYYREDIFNELGLSEPATWEEELANCQAILDSGRKCYTIGTKFLWTAGGWFDYINSRTNGYDFHIALARGEVEWTDPRVRQTFENWRQLIDMGAFIDDHQTYSWQEALPFILEGEATAYLMGNFAVAAMRDGGLDDSMLDFYQFPVINPNVDFAEDAPTDTFHIASGAQNVEAAKEFLRFVTSPDVQTRINGGDALGQLPVNANSSVADDEFIQQGFEMLSNNAGGGIMQFFDRDFPAEMASVGMEGLQEFMVFPDNLDDILERLEDARQRIYE; translated from the coding sequence ATGAACCGCACCCTCAAAGCATCCGTGTTGGGCGTCGCCGCGCTCGGCCTGATGTCGACTTCAGCGCTGGCGCTGGAAGGCACGCTTCGCATTATCTCTGACATGTCCAACCCCGCGCCGCGCGCGGTGATGGAAGGCTTGGCAGCCGAGTTTGACGAGATGCACCCTGATCTGACGGTGGAACTCGAAATCGTTGACCGCGAGGCATGGAAAACGCAAATCCGTAATGCCCTGTCCGCAAACCCGCCGGATGTTGTCAACTGGTATGCCGCCAACCGCATGCTGCCTTACGTCAATGCTGGTCTGTTCATGGATGTGTCCGACCTGTGGGATGAGCCGGAGTTTGCTGCGCTCGCTTCCACCGAGGGCGCGATGACAATCGACGGCAAGCAGTGGGGTGTGCCGTACACCTACTATCAGTGGGGCGTTTACTACCGCGAGGACATCTTCAACGAGTTGGGTCTGTCCGAGCCAGCCACGTGGGAAGAAGAGCTCGCCAACTGCCAGGCGATCCTCGATTCAGGCCGCAAGTGCTACACGATCGGCACCAAGTTCCTTTGGACCGCCGGTGGCTGGTTTGATTACATCAACTCGCGCACCAACGGTTATGACTTCCATATCGCGCTGGCTCGCGGTGAAGTCGAATGGACCGATCCGCGTGTCCGCCAGACCTTCGAGAATTGGCGTCAGCTCATCGATATGGGTGCGTTCATCGACGATCACCAGACCTACTCCTGGCAGGAAGCGCTGCCGTTCATCCTGGAAGGCGAAGCAACCGCCTATCTGATGGGTAACTTCGCCGTTGCCGCGATGCGCGACGGTGGTCTCGACGACTCCATGCTCGACTTCTACCAGTTCCCTGTGATCAACCCGAATGTCGACTTCGCTGAAGACGCGCCGACCGATACGTTCCATATCGCCTCTGGCGCGCAGAACGTGGAAGCGGCGAAAGAGTTCCTGCGTTTTGTCACCTCACCGGACGTGCAGACCCGCATCAATGGCGGCGACGCGCTCGGTCAGCTGCCGGTGAATGCCAACTCGTCGGTTGCCGATGATGAGTTCATTCAGCAGGGCTTTGAGATGCTCTCAAACAATGCTGGTGGCGGCATTATGCAATTCTTCGACCGCGACTTCCCCGCTGAAATGGCGTCTGTTGGCATGGAAGGTTTACAGGAGTTCATGGTGTTTCCGGATAATCTGGACGACATCCTCGAGCGCCTGGAAGACGCGCGCCAGCGTATCTACGAGTAA
- a CDS encoding alpha-galactosidase translates to MTRSWRLDDGRQTIVLAAHSSPGGDRLPEVVYWGAPLPAGEDLDLLHRANAIDVTGGMLDANPDLSICPEATRSFPGQPGLILRDKGGTPLLPKFCFASDARTDDTLELVYEDTTSLLTYTARFAINPKSHIITATAMLESASPVYLHWLAAPVIPASQQCDEMIDFAGRWCGEFQMNRTAWSPGMRYRENRTGRTGHEHFPGLILPERGATNTQGQAYAFHYGWSGGHKMIAEELPDGRRQVQFGHAARMEHDADTLFRTAPLYMTYSVDGLNGCAVAFQRHLRDEIVTWPKPGKPRPVHYNCWEAVYFDHKLPELKNIADRAAALGAERFVLDDGWFGQRDDDTTSLSDWEVDPRKYPDGLGPLIGHVHGLGMSFGIWFEPEMINPDSDLHRVHPEWALGSEDQTLGRQQKALNMALQEVRDFIYERMAAILAKYPIDYIKWDHNRVLPMPDAAQTRGSYALIDRLRDAFPEVEIESCASGGGRIDFGILSRTHRVWLSDSNDALERLKMQHNAALFLPMAVTGSHVGPRRCHTSGRTLDISFRAWVAAQRHMGFEMDPRELTDEEAAVLGEVTAWWKRNRDWLTRADILRLDSPDPAVVAEQQLAEDGSRFVAFVGKSGTSAQIAPRPLRLTRLDHEARYEINLINRGKAAALSRGSPAVKQGPMVVSGSYLLHQGLIMPWSFPETMWVIEGRRL, encoded by the coding sequence GTGACACGCAGTTGGCGGCTTGACGACGGGCGCCAGACCATTGTTCTGGCTGCTCATTCCAGTCCGGGCGGTGATCGCCTGCCGGAGGTGGTCTATTGGGGCGCGCCCCTACCTGCGGGCGAAGACCTTGACCTGTTGCATCGCGCGAACGCCATCGATGTGACGGGCGGGATGCTGGACGCCAACCCTGACCTATCGATTTGTCCTGAGGCCACGCGCTCCTTTCCTGGGCAGCCCGGTCTCATTTTGCGCGATAAGGGCGGCACGCCGCTTCTGCCGAAGTTCTGTTTCGCGAGCGACGCGCGAACCGACGACACGCTGGAGCTGGTCTACGAGGATACAACGAGCCTGCTGACCTACACCGCAAGGTTCGCCATCAACCCCAAGAGCCACATCATCACAGCAACAGCGATGCTTGAATCGGCCAGCCCCGTTTATCTGCATTGGCTCGCCGCACCCGTGATCCCCGCTTCGCAGCAGTGCGATGAGATGATCGATTTTGCGGGTCGGTGGTGCGGTGAGTTTCAGATGAACCGAACCGCTTGGTCGCCGGGCATGCGCTACCGCGAGAACCGGACGGGCCGCACCGGGCATGAGCACTTTCCGGGTCTGATCCTGCCCGAGCGGGGCGCGACCAACACGCAAGGTCAGGCTTACGCTTTTCATTATGGCTGGTCGGGTGGCCATAAAATGATCGCCGAAGAGCTGCCCGATGGGCGGCGTCAGGTGCAGTTCGGTCATGCGGCGCGGATGGAGCATGATGCCGATACGCTATTCCGCACCGCGCCGCTTTACATGACCTATTCGGTCGATGGCTTGAACGGCTGCGCGGTTGCTTTTCAACGTCACCTGCGTGACGAGATCGTGACGTGGCCGAAGCCGGGCAAGCCGCGCCCTGTGCATTACAATTGCTGGGAGGCGGTCTACTTTGATCACAAGTTGCCAGAGCTCAAAAACATCGCCGACCGCGCCGCCGCACTGGGCGCGGAACGTTTTGTGCTGGATGATGGTTGGTTTGGCCAGCGCGATGATGACACCACGTCGCTTTCGGACTGGGAGGTTGATCCGCGCAAATATCCTGACGGGCTCGGTCCGCTGATTGGCCACGTTCACGGGCTTGGGATGAGCTTTGGCATCTGGTTCGAGCCTGAGATGATCAATCCTGACAGCGACTTGCATCGCGTGCACCCCGAATGGGCACTCGGCTCCGAGGACCAGACGTTGGGCCGCCAGCAAAAGGCGCTTAATATGGCGCTGCAAGAGGTGCGAGACTTCATCTATGAGCGGATGGCCGCCATTCTCGCCAAATATCCCATCGATTACATCAAGTGGGACCATAACCGCGTGCTGCCCATGCCCGATGCAGCGCAGACGCGCGGGTCCTACGCGCTTATCGACCGTCTGCGAGATGCTTTCCCCGAAGTTGAAATCGAGAGTTGCGCGTCGGGCGGCGGACGGATCGACTTCGGCATTCTCAGCCGGACACACAGGGTTTGGCTGTCGGACTCCAATGACGCCCTTGAGCGACTGAAGATGCAGCATAATGCGGCCTTGTTTCTGCCTATGGCGGTCACCGGTTCGCATGTCGGCCCGCGTCGTTGTCACACCTCTGGTCGGACCCTGGATATCAGCTTCCGCGCCTGGGTTGCGGCACAGCGCCATATGGGATTCGAGATGGATCCTCGGGAGTTGACCGACGAGGAAGCCGCCGTTCTGGGTGAGGTGACGGCGTGGTGGAAGCGGAATCGGGACTGGCTGACCCGCGCCGATATTCTCCGGCTCGATAGCCCCGACCCAGCGGTCGTGGCCGAACAGCAGTTGGCAGAAGATGGCAGCCGCTTTGTTGCCTTTGTTGGAAAATCGGGGACAAGTGCACAGATCGCGCCAAGACCTTTGCGGCTCACGCGGCTGGATCATGAAGCGCGCTACGAGATCAACTTGATCAACCGAGGCAAGGCGGCGGCGCTGTCTCGCGGCTCGCCAGCCGTCAAGCAAGGCCCTATGGTGGTGTCCGGCAGCTATCTGCTGCATCAGGGGCTGATCATGCCGTGGTCATTCCCCGAAACCATGTGGGTCATCGAAGGACGTCGATTGTGA
- a CDS encoding LysE family translocator, with amino-acid sequence MIEPTTLLTYCAIVLGFVFIPGPATILTVARATSSGTRVGLATASGIAVGDLIHTAMAVVGLSAIIMASAFLFSLIKYLGAAYLVYLGIRAILDRTTPQLATGMPSLTAGTAFRQAILAEVLNPKTALFFLAFLPQFVEPAHGFIAFQLSVFGVLLVLLGLLSTVIFALSAGSLGSFLRRNPTISRWQGKVVGGIYCALGVRLALQER; translated from the coding sequence GTGATCGAGCCCACGACGCTCCTGACCTACTGCGCCATAGTGCTGGGTTTCGTGTTCATCCCCGGCCCGGCAACCATTTTGACTGTCGCTCGCGCAACGAGTTCAGGCACGCGCGTCGGGCTTGCGACCGCCTCCGGAATTGCAGTGGGAGATCTCATCCATACAGCGATGGCCGTTGTTGGCCTCTCGGCCATCATCATGGCTTCGGCTTTTCTGTTCTCACTGATCAAGTATCTTGGCGCAGCGTATCTGGTCTATCTTGGCATCCGTGCCATTCTCGACCGCACAACACCTCAGCTTGCGACTGGCATGCCCTCTCTGACGGCTGGCACAGCGTTCAGACAGGCCATTTTGGCGGAGGTGCTAAACCCCAAAACGGCACTTTTCTTTCTCGCCTTCCTGCCTCAATTCGTCGAACCAGCGCATGGTTTTATCGCCTTTCAGCTGAGCGTCTTTGGCGTGCTTCTCGTTCTGCTCGGCCTCCTGAGCACGGTTATCTTTGCGTTGTCCGCCGGCTCGCTTGGGTCGTTCCTCCGGCGCAATCCGACCATTTCGAGATGGCAGGGCAAGGTTGTTGGCGGCATCTATTGTGCGCTGGGCGTTCGCCTGGCACTTCAGGAACGCTGA
- a CDS encoding IclR family transcriptional regulator: MARLGSIAGEKGHAGSSEAPAGPTPTPLAPGDGPVTKALILLDAFAEAEQPLRFSDLNARLPFPKATLHRMLRSLVDERLLVVNAQTGAYQLGPRLMRLAHAAWAHGSLTEAARPVLDALHADLKTTIHLAQLDNGQVLYLDKRIGSRSLAMFSRPGKVGPAFCTGVGKAMMAHLPPEILDDVIGEQSFRQYTPHTLTDPQSLRDELESVRARGHAYDREEHEPGIICIAVPVLSQAGDLYGGLSATGPGSIDDLPALEALAPTLKQAAETIAADAAMRMAPTLI, encoded by the coding sequence ATGGCACGGCTAGGGTCGATCGCCGGGGAGAAAGGGCATGCGGGCAGCTCCGAAGCGCCAGCTGGCCCTACGCCAACGCCATTAGCGCCGGGTGATGGTCCTGTCACCAAGGCACTCATCCTGCTCGATGCGTTCGCGGAAGCTGAACAGCCCCTTCGCTTCTCGGACCTCAACGCGCGGCTGCCTTTCCCCAAAGCGACATTGCACCGGATGCTACGCAGCCTTGTTGACGAGCGCCTGTTGGTCGTTAACGCCCAAACGGGAGCGTACCAGTTGGGCCCGCGTCTCATGCGTCTTGCGCATGCCGCCTGGGCACATGGCTCACTGACCGAAGCGGCGCGTCCGGTACTGGACGCGCTCCACGCGGATCTCAAGACAACCATCCATCTTGCGCAGCTCGATAACGGACAGGTGCTGTATCTCGACAAACGCATAGGCTCGCGGAGCCTCGCCATGTTCTCGCGCCCGGGCAAAGTTGGTCCGGCTTTTTGCACCGGGGTGGGCAAAGCGATGATGGCGCACCTGCCGCCCGAAATATTGGACGACGTGATCGGCGAACAGTCTTTCCGCCAGTACACGCCTCACACGCTCACCGACCCTCAAAGTTTGCGCGATGAACTTGAGAGTGTTCGCGCCCGCGGTCACGCCTACGACCGGGAAGAACATGAGCCGGGCATCATCTGCATCGCCGTACCGGTCCTTTCCCAGGCCGGTGATCTTTACGGTGGGCTATCGGCGACCGGTCCGGGATCGATTGACGACCTGCCGGCACTCGAAGCGCTGGCCCCCACTCTCAAGCAAGCCGCCGAGACAATCGCTGCGGACGCGGCGATGCGCATGGCGCCCACGCTGATCTGA
- a CDS encoding carbohydrate ABC transporter permease → MFPKPIENRSRGAQIGYQALLPLALIFWLLPLIAVALFSIKPDADFTNGNYWGLPSSFEMFTNYGKVFFESDMPRYMINSFLITVPTVLGAIALSSMTGFALGVYKFNGNLLIFFMFIAGNFVPFQILMVPVRDLTVNLNLYDTKTGLILFHIAFQTGFCTLFMRNFIRQLPYELIEAARVEGVAEWRIFWFVVLPLMKPALAALAVLIFTFIWNDYFWAVVLTQGPDAQPVTAGITSFNSQFRAAYHLMSAGSIVAALPPVLMFFLMQKHFIAGLTLGAVK, encoded by the coding sequence ATGTTTCCCAAACCCATCGAAAACCGCTCGCGCGGCGCACAGATCGGCTACCAGGCGCTGCTGCCGCTCGCTCTGATCTTTTGGCTTTTGCCGTTGATTGCGGTCGCGCTTTTCTCGATCAAGCCCGATGCCGACTTCACGAACGGAAACTATTGGGGCTTGCCGTCGTCGTTTGAGATGTTCACCAACTACGGCAAGGTCTTTTTTGAGAGCGACATGCCGCGCTACATGATCAATTCGTTCTTGATCACCGTCCCCACTGTACTGGGGGCCATCGCTCTGTCGTCGATGACCGGGTTCGCGCTTGGGGTCTACAAGTTCAACGGCAACCTTCTGATCTTTTTCATGTTCATCGCCGGTAATTTTGTGCCGTTCCAGATCCTGATGGTGCCGGTGCGCGACCTGACGGTGAACCTCAATCTCTACGACACCAAGACCGGGCTGATCCTCTTCCACATAGCTTTCCAGACCGGCTTCTGTACGTTGTTCATGCGCAATTTCATCAGGCAACTGCCGTATGAGTTGATTGAAGCGGCGCGGGTCGAAGGTGTCGCCGAATGGCGCATCTTCTGGTTCGTTGTCCTGCCTCTGATGAAACCAGCCCTCGCAGCGCTTGCAGTGCTGATCTTCACGTTCATCTGGAACGACTATTTCTGGGCGGTGGTGTTGACGCAGGGGCCAGATGCGCAGCCTGTGACGGCGGGGATCACAAGTTTCAACTCACAGTTCCGTGCAGCGTATCATTTGATGAGCGCCGGCTCGATTGTCGCCGCGCTCCCGCCGGTGCTGATGTTCTTCCTGATGCAGAAGCACTTCATCGCTGGTCTCACGCTTGGTGCCGTGAAGTAA
- a CDS encoding sugar ABC transporter permease: MATVTASSGDATGARRGWYKRNEIALTPWLFLIPGILFFAVYVIIPIFQSVWISFHEWDGLGTMEWVGTANYERLLTDDRKFDVSFWNNVRWLFLYLLAIPAGLFIALFLNQTVFGIRLYKSLFFFPFVISQVVVGLVFSWFYLPREGLLNALLAVFGMGPVNILGDPNLATYGIIAAGLWPQTAYCMILYLTGLNAVDPEQVEAARLDGAKGWKMLWYVILPQLKPATFIAFVVTIIGALRSFDLISVMTNGGPFGSTRVLSFYMFEESLSEFGFRMGYGAAIAVVLFFLMLFFIAYFLYSMWRDEKGAR, translated from the coding sequence ATGGCGACTGTCACGGCAAGCTCGGGCGATGCTACCGGCGCGCGGCGCGGTTGGTACAAGCGCAACGAAATCGCATTGACACCATGGCTCTTCCTGATCCCTGGTATCTTGTTTTTCGCCGTTTACGTCATCATTCCGATCTTCCAGTCGGTCTGGATCTCTTTCCACGAATGGGATGGTTTGGGCACGATGGAGTGGGTTGGCACGGCCAACTACGAGCGCCTGCTCACCGACGACCGCAAGTTTGATGTTTCTTTCTGGAACAATGTCAGATGGCTGTTCCTGTATTTGCTGGCAATTCCAGCGGGCTTGTTCATCGCTCTGTTTCTCAATCAGACAGTGTTCGGAATTCGGCTGTACAAATCACTGTTTTTCTTCCCCTTTGTGATCAGCCAGGTTGTCGTGGGCCTGGTGTTCTCTTGGTTCTATCTCCCGCGTGAGGGCCTGCTGAACGCGCTGCTTGCCGTGTTTGGCATGGGGCCTGTGAACATTCTTGGCGACCCCAACCTTGCGACTTATGGCATTATCGCCGCGGGGCTCTGGCCTCAGACCGCCTATTGCATGATCTTATATCTGACCGGTCTGAATGCCGTGGACCCCGAGCAGGTGGAAGCCGCGCGCCTCGACGGCGCGAAGGGCTGGAAGATGCTGTGGTATGTGATCCTGCCGCAGCTGAAACCGGCGACTTTCATTGCCTTTGTGGTAACGATTATCGGCGCTCTGCGGTCGTTCGACCTGATTTCGGTGATGACCAATGGTGGGCCATTTGGTTCCACGCGAGTTCTCAGCTTCTACATGTTTGAAGAGTCGCTGTCTGAGTTCGGCTTCCGAATGGGCTACGGTGCGGCGATCGCCGTTGTGCTGTTTTTCCTGATGCTCTTCTTCATCGCGTACTTCCTGTACTCGATGTGGCGCGACGAGAAGGGAGCCAGGTAA